In the genome of Cryptomeria japonica chromosome 8, Sugi_1.0, whole genome shotgun sequence, one region contains:
- the LOC131857783 gene encoding uncharacterized protein LOC131857783 yields the protein MLHSKKMLKALNLPIVLSIAHIAQQTNIKYDNNEQLPLELLLCENQLVMLLANLWIEVGLVNGSIDLVTNIIYEPNTKPPDLPKFVIVHFQNYKGPPWDPLHPNDIPIAPIARGRRTQIPLTTAWAITIHKSQGLTLDKATIDIGNTEKQGLTFTTISRVKSIDGACIHPPFSFERYAKM from the coding sequence ATGCTGCACAGCAAAAAAATGTTGAAGGCATTAAATTTGCCCATTGTTCTCAGTATTGCACATATTGCACAACAAACTAATATTAAATATGATAACAATGAACAATTACCATTGGAGCTGCTATTATGTGAAAATCAACTAGTGATGTTGCTAGCTAACTTATGGATTGAAGTTGGCCTTGTGAATGGTTCCATTGACCTTGTTACAAACATTATCTATGAACCGAATACCAAACCACCAGACTTACCAAAGTTTGTTATTGTCCACTTTCAAAATTATAAAGGCCCTCCATGGGATCCATTACATCCAAATGACATACCCATTGCTCCCATTGCCCGAGGCAGGCGTACACAAATTCCATTGACAACTGCTTGGGCAATAACTATTCACAAATCTCAAGGCCTTACATTAGATAAAGCTACAATAGACATAGGCAACACTGAAAAGCAAGGCCTGACATTTACAACTATCTCTCGGGTCAAATCAATTGATGGAGCATGCATTCATCCACCTTTCTCATTTGAAAGGTATGCAAAAATGTAG